One Halarcobacter ebronensis genomic window carries:
- a CDS encoding LPXTG cell wall anchor domain-containing protein gives MILKKIHYIISFLLVLLSILLTILVPGGPVETRDFSHYSETVLALFNIFLTILGLLSFIVAFLVAKRKKYSIVLSALFALLYILVYLFDLLKIFPTSPVTMPSTLFLIEVISTFIGFILIYLCVKYNNLEAKNNENITIKFSFYKIVSTLIVLLFAIGIVIFATKSAMG, from the coding sequence ATGATTTTAAAAAAAATACATTATATTATCTCATTTTTATTAGTTCTTTTATCTATATTACTTACAATCCTAGTTCCAGGTGGTCCAGTAGAAACAAGAGACTTCTCTCACTACAGTGAAACCGTTTTAGCCTTGTTTAACATCTTTCTTACCATATTGGGGCTTCTTAGTTTTATTGTGGCTTTTTTGGTTGCCAAAAGGAAAAAGTATTCTATAGTTTTAAGTGCTCTTTTTGCTTTGCTTTATATTCTTGTATATCTATTTGATTTATTAAAAATCTTTCCAACAAGTCCTGTAACTATGCCATCAACTCTTTTTCTTATAGAGGTTATAAGCACTTTTATAGGATTTATTTTAATTTATTTATGTGTTAAATATAATAATCTCGAAGCAAAAAATAATGAAAATATCACTATAAAATTCTCTTTTTATAAAATTGTTTCAACCTTGATAGTTTTATTATTTGCTATAGGAATAGTGATTTTTGCAACAAAATCTGCAATGGGGTAA
- a CDS encoding YbhB/YbcL family Raf kinase inhibitor-like protein, producing MKKILILLAFGITILFADNFTLKSDDLKGQLTSKQVFNGFGCVGENISPKLSWSGAPKETKSFALTVYDPDAPTGSGWWHWIVFDIPKDKTSLEEGFGNKISKDIVQSITDYGKPGFGGACPPKGDKAHRYVFTIYALDVEKLGLDENANAPTVGFTLNFHTLQKASIISYYGR from the coding sequence ATGAAAAAAATATTAATATTATTGGCTTTTGGTATAACAATTTTATTTGCAGATAATTTTACTTTAAAAAGTGATGATTTAAAAGGGCAATTAACAAGTAAACAGGTTTTTAATGGTTTTGGATGTGTGGGGGAAAATATCTCACCAAAGTTGTCTTGGAGTGGTGCTCCAAAAGAGACTAAATCATTTGCATTAACTGTGTATGATCCAGATGCACCAACAGGTTCAGGATGGTGGCATTGGATTGTGTTTGATATTCCTAAAGATAAAACATCTTTGGAAGAAGGGTTTGGAAACAAAATCTCAAAAGATATTGTTCAAAGTATTACTGATTATGGTAAACCAGGATTTGGTGGAGCTTGTCCTCCTAAAGGAGATAAAGCCCATAGATATGTCTTTACAATATATGCTTTAGATGTTGAAAAACTTGGACTTGATGAAAATGCAAATGCACCTACTGTAGGATTTACTTTAAATTTCCATACATTACAAAAGGCTTCTATAATCTCATATTATGGAAGATAA
- the aldA gene encoding aldehyde dehydrogenase, which yields MSEKKVYQMYINGQFISKNETIPVINPSDKQVISYIPKGTKEDVAKAVDAAYEAQKSWEKLPAIQRASYLKKIAQKIRDNVDMLAKTITEEQGKVLGLATVEVNFTADYIDYMAEWARRYEGEVLQSDRPNENIFLFKLPVGVAAGILPWNFPFFLIARKLAPALLTGNTIVIKPSTDTPNNAFEFAKLVDEIDLPKGVFNLVSGSGSEIGNALAKNEKVGIVSFTGSVPTGVKIMEAAAKNVTRVSLELGGKAPAIVMGDANIDLAVEAIKNSRVINNGQVCNCAERVYVHKSIEKEFTQKMIEAMSATTYGDPLKEEVDMGPLINEAAIKHVQSLVDGAVKEGATVVTGGKIASRDDGFYYEPTVITNVKQNMKIIHEEIFGPVLPIVTFETFDEAIAMANDSEYGLTSSIYTQNIDLAMRACKEIKFGETYINRENFEAMQGFHAGWRKSGIGGADGKHGLEEFLQKKVVYLQYDMNRQY from the coding sequence ATGAGCGAAAAAAAAGTTTACCAAATGTATATTAATGGTCAGTTTATATCAAAAAATGAAACAATTCCAGTAATAAACCCTTCTGATAAACAAGTAATCTCTTATATTCCAAAGGGTACAAAAGAGGATGTGGCAAAAGCTGTAGATGCAGCATATGAAGCACAAAAATCTTGGGAAAAACTTCCTGCAATTCAAAGAGCCTCTTACCTAAAAAAGATTGCTCAAAAGATTAGAGATAATGTTGATATGTTAGCAAAAACAATTACAGAAGAACAAGGAAAAGTTTTAGGTTTAGCTACTGTTGAAGTTAATTTTACAGCTGATTATATTGATTATATGGCTGAGTGGGCAAGACGATATGAAGGAGAAGTTCTTCAAAGTGATAGACCAAATGAGAATATCTTTTTGTTTAAACTTCCTGTTGGAGTTGCTGCTGGTATTTTACCTTGGAATTTCCCTTTCTTTTTAATTGCAAGAAAACTTGCCCCTGCACTTTTAACAGGAAATACTATTGTAATAAAACCAAGTACAGACACACCAAACAATGCCTTTGAATTTGCAAAACTTGTTGATGAAATTGATTTACCCAAAGGGGTGTTTAATCTCGTTTCAGGTTCTGGTTCAGAGATAGGAAATGCACTTGCAAAGAATGAAAAAGTTGGAATTGTAAGTTTTACAGGTAGTGTTCCAACTGGGGTTAAAATTATGGAAGCAGCTGCAAAAAATGTAACAAGAGTATCTTTGGAACTTGGAGGAAAAGCTCCTGCGATTGTTATGGGTGATGCAAATATAGATTTAGCTGTTGAGGCAATTAAAAACTCAAGAGTTATAAACAATGGACAAGTTTGCAATTGTGCAGAGAGAGTTTATGTACACAAAAGCATAGAAAAAGAGTTTACTCAAAAGATGATAGAAGCCATGTCTGCCACTACTTATGGAGATCCACTTAAAGAGGAAGTTGATATGGGTCCTCTTATTAATGAAGCTGCAATAAAACATGTACAATCACTTGTGGATGGAGCAGTAAAAGAGGGAGCAACTGTTGTAACAGGAGGGAAAATTGCATCTAGAGATGATGGATTTTATTATGAACCAACAGTAATTACAAATGTAAAACAAAATATGAAAATTATACATGAAGAGATATTTGGTCCTGTTCTTCCAATTGTAACTTTTGAGACTTTTGATGAAGCAATTGCAATGGCAAATGATAGTGAGTATGGACTAACTTCATCAATATATACTCAAAATATTGATTTGGCAATGAGAGCTTGCAAAGAGATAAAATTTGGAGAAACATATATCAACAGAGAAAACTTTGAAGCTATGCAAGGTTTCCATGCAGGTTGGAGAAAATCTGGTATTGGTGGAGCCGATGGGAAACATGGACTTGAAGAGTTTTTACAGAAAAAAGTTGTATATCTACAATATGATATGAATAGACAATACTAA
- a CDS encoding lactate/malate family dehydrogenase — protein MHINKLVVVGVGHVGSYVLADAMKIGLFGEIGVIDILENVAYGEALDQAQATALTYMNNIKVTSGGYEQCKDADVIIVAAGPSVIPNENDPTAEPDRALLTKTNCEVIREVMTGITKYTKDAIIILITNPLDTMVYIAENEFAYPKGRVFGTGTMLDSARLRKVIADIYDIDPKSVTGYMMGEHGKTAFPVLSNLNISGINFKDLPKYFKTKNHILNPEIIQKEIVSAAYKVFNGKGWTNAGVAQAAITMAKAVMLDERSIYPTSTTLKGQYGHNGDVALSMPCIIGREGVITQLPVTLDEWETKKLEESIAYIKQTMEDAKTGLEYLK, from the coding sequence ATGCATATAAATAAATTAGTTGTTGTAGGTGTTGGGCATGTTGGTTCTTATGTTTTAGCAGATGCTATGAAAATTGGATTGTTTGGAGAGATAGGTGTAATAGATATATTAGAAAATGTTGCCTATGGAGAGGCTTTGGATCAAGCACAAGCAACAGCGCTTACATATATGAACAATATAAAAGTTACAAGTGGTGGATATGAACAGTGTAAAGATGCTGATGTTATTATAGTTGCAGCTGGTCCTAGTGTAATACCAAATGAAAATGACCCTACAGCAGAACCAGATAGAGCTCTTCTTACAAAAACAAATTGTGAAGTAATAAGAGAAGTTATGACAGGTATAACCAAATATACAAAAGATGCAATTATTATACTTATTACAAATCCTTTGGATACTATGGTTTATATTGCAGAAAATGAGTTTGCTTATCCAAAAGGCAGAGTTTTTGGTACTGGTACAATGCTTGATTCAGCAAGACTTAGAAAAGTGATTGCTGATATTTATGATATTGATCCAAAATCTGTAACTGGATATATGATGGGAGAACATGGAAAAACTGCTTTTCCAGTTTTAAGCAATCTAAATATCTCTGGTATAAATTTTAAAGATTTACCCAAATATTTTAAAACAAAAAATCATATTTTAAATCCAGAAATTATACAAAAAGAGATTGTTTCTGCAGCTTATAAAGTTTTTAATGGAAAGGGTTGGACAAATGCTGGTGTTGCACAAGCTGCAATAACTATGGCAAAAGCTGTTATGTTGGATGAAAGAAGTATCTATCCAACTTCTACAACACTAAAAGGACAATATGGACACAATGGCGATGTTGCTTTAAGTATGCCTTGTATTATTGGACGAGAGGGGGTAATTACTCAATTACCTGTTACATTGGATGAGTGGGAAACTAAAAAACTAGAAGAATCGATTGCTTATATAAAACAAACAATGGAAGATGCAAAAACTGGTCTTGAATATTTAAAATAA
- a CDS encoding SLC13 family permease codes for MLKNISIIVIPVFIYLILSNFIVDQKDIILISTIATTIIFWATNLVPSFLSSLLFLFSCTIFSLSSKEIIFSGFSSSAFWLVFAGMLIASAIKNVNLTNRVSKYFANIKNISYLNLIVSIAIFSTIFSFIMPSSVGRVVLMVPISIAVANSFGFKENDKGYIGILLAFILTTSMSGFTILPANVPNMILSGLASQIYNYEILYSHYLVSNFIILGFLKNIIIVGLIYYFFNDKAKISNKNRTKVKLDKNEIIVLITIFIMILFWATDFIHKISPSIIAICGIIFLGLPFIGIIKTEDLNSLKFSSLLFVATVIGLGSVVANSDFIRTLLSNAIDFYEPSEYEIINYLKVSLFMSLTGIFTTQPTIPAIFTPLAQHISDVTGFNLNQIFMIQVAAYSNIFFSYQAPPLIVGLALAKIKQKYVLKILITTAIITTLFLYPLEYFWIKLLNI; via the coding sequence ATGCTAAAAAATATTTCAATTATTGTTATTCCTGTTTTTATTTATTTAATTTTATCAAATTTTATAGTAGATCAGAAAGATATTATTCTTATTAGTACCATTGCTACAACTATTATATTTTGGGCTACAAACTTAGTACCTAGTTTTCTAAGTTCTTTATTATTTCTTTTTTCTTGTACTATTTTTTCTTTAAGTTCAAAAGAGATTATATTTTCAGGATTTTCCTCTTCTGCCTTTTGGTTAGTTTTTGCAGGAATGTTAATAGCAAGTGCAATAAAAAATGTAAATCTTACAAATAGAGTTTCAAAATATTTTGCAAATATAAAAAATATCAGTTATTTAAATCTAATAGTATCAATTGCTATTTTTTCTACTATTTTTAGTTTTATTATGCCTTCTAGTGTTGGAAGAGTTGTATTAATGGTTCCTATTTCAATAGCTGTTGCAAATAGTTTTGGATTTAAAGAGAACGATAAAGGCTATATTGGAATACTTCTAGCTTTTATTTTAACTACATCTATGTCAGGTTTTACTATTCTTCCTGCAAATGTACCCAATATGATCCTTTCTGGTCTTGCCTCACAAATCTATAATTATGAAATCTTATATTCGCACTATTTAGTAAGCAATTTTATAATTTTAGGGTTTTTAAAAAATATCATAATTGTAGGTTTGATTTACTATTTTTTCAATGATAAAGCAAAAATATCAAATAAAAACAGAACAAAAGTTAAACTTGACAAAAATGAGATAATTGTACTTATTACAATATTTATAATGATCCTATTTTGGGCTACCGATTTTATTCATAAAATTTCACCTAGTATTATTGCTATTTGTGGAATAATTTTCCTTGGATTGCCTTTTATTGGTATTATAAAAACAGAAGATTTAAATAGTTTAAAATTTTCATCTTTATTATTTGTAGCTACAGTTATTGGACTTGGAAGTGTTGTTGCCAATAGTGATTTTATTAGAACATTATTATCTAATGCTATAGATTTTTATGAACCATCAGAATATGAAATAATAAACTATTTAAAAGTAAGCTTATTTATGTCATTAACTGGGATATTCACAACACAGCCGACTATTCCTGCTATTTTTACACCTCTAGCCCAACATATAAGTGATGTTACAGGATTTAATCTAAATCAAATATTTATGATACAAGTTGCTGCTTATTCAAATATATTTTTTTCATATCAAGCACCACCTTTGATTGTAGGGCTAGCGCTTGCAAAAATAAAACAAAAATATGTATTAAAAATATTAATTACAACAGCTATTATAACTACCCTATTTTTATATCCATTAGAATATTTTTGGATAAAACTTTTAAACATATAG
- a CDS encoding PLP-dependent aminotransferase family protein, with protein sequence MYNIDPNSKKPIYLQLYEEIKKDIQTNLKAGEKLPSIRKMTTDYKISKNTVQTAYNQLFAEGYIESIPQSGYFVSENLYDSFKKEKEVDLENKTLDDIVKYDFYPACLSADTFPKKTWLRLYNKVLKSSLNLGVYHNNQGDIELREQIVKYLKSSRSVNCTIENIVLTSGFADSMFIVSKILKDEIKKIAFETPSYRVAKKVFEQHNFEIEEIEVQQNGINLKQLKKSKAKLLYLTPSHQYFFGVTTPIANRIEIINWAKENNSYIIEDDYDSELSYNNKPIPAMQGINNNTQVIYTGTFSKSLSPSLRIAYLVLPVKLLEKYKKEFDYPFSNIPIDIQKTLALFIKEGFWDRHLRKVRTQNKKKHDILKEELLNTMGKDIKILKEGSGLNILIKSMVNIDLLKFQEECRKNYIKIYLREISKEQTVLSMGFGGFKEEELKKAIKIFNSLWQKEKRDKNIKD encoded by the coding sequence TTGTATAATATAGATCCAAATTCAAAAAAACCAATCTATCTTCAACTTTATGAAGAGATAAAAAAAGATATTCAAACAAATCTAAAAGCAGGAGAGAAACTGCCTTCCATTAGAAAGATGACAACAGATTATAAGATTAGTAAAAATACTGTACAAACAGCTTATAATCAACTTTTTGCAGAGGGTTATATAGAGAGTATTCCTCAAAGTGGATATTTTGTTAGTGAGAACCTTTATGATAGTTTTAAAAAAGAAAAAGAAGTTGACTTAGAGAATAAAACATTAGATGATATTGTCAAATATGACTTTTATCCAGCTTGTTTAAGTGCTGATACTTTTCCAAAAAAAACTTGGCTAAGACTTTATAATAAAGTTTTAAAAAGCTCTTTAAATCTTGGAGTATATCACAACAATCAAGGGGATATTGAACTTAGAGAACAAATTGTAAAATATCTTAAAAGTTCAAGGAGTGTAAACTGTACAATTGAAAATATTGTTCTCACAAGTGGTTTTGCAGATTCTATGTTTATAGTTTCAAAGATATTAAAAGATGAAATAAAAAAGATTGCTTTTGAAACTCCAAGTTACAGAGTTGCAAAAAAAGTTTTTGAACAACATAATTTTGAGATTGAAGAGATTGAAGTACAACAAAATGGTATAAATCTAAAGCAATTAAAAAAATCCAAAGCAAAACTTCTATATCTAACCCCGTCACATCAATATTTTTTTGGAGTTACAACTCCTATTGCAAATAGAATTGAGATAATAAATTGGGCAAAAGAGAATAACTCCTATATCATTGAAGATGATTATGATAGTGAATTAAGTTATAACAATAAACCAATCCCTGCAATGCAAGGCATTAACAATAATACTCAAGTAATATATACGGGAACTTTTTCAAAATCTTTATCTCCCTCATTAAGAATTGCATATTTAGTTTTACCTGTTAAACTACTAGAAAAATACAAAAAAGAGTTTGATTATCCCTTTTCAAATATTCCCATAGATATACAAAAAACCCTTGCTTTATTTATAAAAGAGGGATTTTGGGATAGGCACTTAAGAAAGGTAAGAACTCAAAATAAAAAGAAACATGATATTTTAAAAGAGGAACTTCTTAATACTATGGGGAAAGATATAAAGATTTTAAAAGAGGGTTCTGGTTTAAATATACTAATTAAATCTATGGTTAATATTGATTTATTAAAATTTCAAGAGGAGTGTAGAAAAAACTATATTAAAATCTATCTAAGAGAGATTTCAAAAGAACAAACAGTTTTATCTATGGGTTTTGGTGGCTTTAAAGAAGAAGAGTTAAAAAAAGCTATAAAAATATTTAACTCCCTTTGGCAAAAAGAAAAAAGGGATAAAAATATCAAAGATTAA
- a CDS encoding carboxymuconolactone decarboxylase family protein has translation MDKRINLGKKAPHMYDKLISLKHDMQALIKDANINEGFSHLLLLRASQINGCAFCVRLHTKDALDTGETIDRVSVLPAWQETEYFNEKERASLELVEAICYIKDTHIPDTLYENIKEVLNEKEILAVEWLALIINALNILAISSRLEVK, from the coding sequence ATGGATAAAAGAATAAATCTTGGTAAAAAAGCACCACATATGTACGACAAATTAATATCTTTAAAGCATGATATGCAAGCTTTGATAAAAGACGCAAATATAAATGAGGGATTTAGTCATCTATTATTACTTAGAGCTTCACAAATAAATGGATGTGCTTTTTGTGTAAGGCTTCATACAAAAGATGCTTTAGATACAGGTGAAACTATAGATAGAGTAAGTGTTCTTCCTGCTTGGCAAGAAACCGAATATTTTAATGAAAAAGAGAGGGCAAGTTTGGAGTTAGTTGAGGCAATTTGTTATATCAAAGATACACATATACCTGATACTCTTTATGAAAATATAAAAGAGGTTTTAAATGAAAAGGAGATCTTAGCAGTTGAATGGTTGGCACTTATAATAAATGCGTTAAATATATTAGCTATAAGTAGTAGATTAGAAGTAAAATAG
- a CDS encoding pyridoxamine 5'-phosphate oxidase family protein, which yields MRRSEFEIVKKEIIDEILNSSEYATLALSCDNKPYSIPVNFVYDGNVVYFHGAKKGKKKEFIVSNSYAAFSVALPYSLIQSYFSSTDDLACPATQFFRSVCASGQIFIVEDYDEKVRALSLLMEKLQPEGKYKPLNQEVYTKMINATEVFRFDIENITGKLKVGQNLPKDRFNMVLDYLEKRGYNIDKETILSMKENR from the coding sequence ATGAGAAGAAGTGAATTTGAAATAGTTAAAAAAGAGATAATAGACGAGATTTTAAATAGTAGTGAATATGCAACTTTGGCATTAAGTTGTGATAATAAACCCTATAGCATACCTGTAAATTTTGTATATGATGGAAATGTTGTATATTTCCATGGAGCAAAAAAAGGGAAGAAAAAAGAGTTTATTGTATCAAACTCTTATGCTGCTTTTAGTGTTGCTTTGCCTTACTCTTTAATCCAATCATATTTTAGCAGCACTGATGACTTAGCTTGTCCTGCTACACAATTTTTTAGATCAGTTTGCGCAAGTGGGCAAATTTTTATAGTAGAAGACTATGATGAAAAAGTAAGAGCATTATCCCTTTTAATGGAAAAACTTCAACCAGAAGGAAAATATAAACCATTAAACCAAGAGGTTTATACTAAAATGATAAATGCAACAGAAGTTTTTAGATTTGATATTGAAAATATAACAGGAAAACTAAAAGTTGGGCAAAATTTACCTAAAGATAGATTTAATATGGTTTTAGATTACCTTGAAAAAAGAGGTTATAATATAGATAAAGAAACAATTTTAAGTATGAAGGAAAATAGATGA
- a CDS encoding GNAT family acetyltransferase produces the protein MIECRLATLNDIDEILKLHSRYQVDTINEEDKKDGFITTAFTKEQLTSLIKDEKGLFIAKKDGNIVAYVMAASWAYWSAWPMFVHMIKDLSNVKFQGVTLSVDNSYQYGPVCVDKSVRGTDVLKLIFDFARKEMNKRYPILVTFINKINPRSYEAHTRKLGLEVVKEFQFNNNNYYELCYDTSKAVN, from the coding sequence ATGATAGAGTGTAGATTAGCAACCTTAAATGATATAGATGAGATTTTAAAACTTCATTCACGGTATCAAGTTGATACTATAAATGAAGAGGATAAAAAAGATGGATTTATAACAACAGCTTTTACCAAAGAGCAGTTAACTTCACTTATAAAAGATGAGAAAGGACTTTTTATAGCAAAAAAAGATGGAAATATTGTTGCTTATGTTATGGCAGCATCTTGGGCATATTGGTCAGCATGGCCTATGTTTGTACATATGATAAAAGATTTATCAAATGTTAAATTTCAAGGTGTTACATTAAGTGTGGATAACTCATATCAATATGGACCAGTTTGTGTGGATAAAAGTGTAAGAGGAACGGATGTTTTAAAACTTATTTTTGATTTTGCAAGAAAAGAGATGAATAAAAGATATCCTATTTTGGTAACTTTTATAAACAAAATAAATCCAAGATCTTATGAAGCACATACTAGAAAACTAGGACTTGAAGTTGTAAAAGAGTTTCAGTTTAATAATAACAACTATTATGAGCTTTGTTATGATACTTCAAAAGCAGTAAACTAA
- a CDS encoding YciI family protein yields MFIVLLTYIKPLEVVDEYLQSHVEYLKEQYKNNNFIASGRKVPREGGVILSKLDSKERLEEVLSQDPFNIAGLAKYEIVEFIPSMTSKEFENLKE; encoded by the coding sequence ATGTTTATAGTTTTACTTACATATATAAAACCACTTGAGGTTGTTGATGAATATTTGCAATCACATGTTGAGTATTTAAAAGAGCAATATAAAAATAATAATTTTATAGCTTCAGGTAGAAAAGTTCCAAGAGAGGGTGGAGTGATCCTTTCAAAATTGGATTCAAAAGAGAGATTAGAAGAGGTATTAAGTCAAGATCCATTTAATATTGCAGGTCTTGCAAAATATGAGATTGTTGAGTTTATTCCAAGTATGACCTCAAAAGAGTTTGAAAATCTAAAAGAGTAA
- a CDS encoding Crp/Fnr family transcriptional regulator → MKKSEEYFKQLREACKQYYEFSDESFEAFKNICFIKEVKKGEVLQDTYSKAKYIYFICKGILRTYYLNEEGTIYTKNLFSENYFSASKVSLLTKEDSYLNIEALEDSILIYIDFEGYKNLIDTNIQFKDFYINYLEKNWVIVKEKNEISLIIDDATTRYLNFIKNNPNIENRISQHHIANHLGITPTQLSRIRKKLKSTYVNDKIN, encoded by the coding sequence ATGAAAAAGAGTGAAGAGTATTTTAAGCAATTAAGAGAGGCTTGCAAACAGTATTATGAGTTCAGTGATGAATCATTTGAGGCTTTTAAAAATATCTGTTTTATAAAAGAGGTCAAAAAGGGTGAAGTGCTGCAAGATACATACTCAAAAGCGAAATATATCTATTTTATTTGTAAAGGGATTCTTCGTACATACTATTTAAATGAAGAAGGAACAATATATACAAAAAACCTTTTTAGTGAGAATTATTTCTCTGCTTCAAAGGTCTCTTTACTTACAAAAGAGGACTCTTATTTAAATATTGAAGCTTTGGAAGACTCAATCTTAATCTATATCGATTTTGAAGGCTACAAAAATCTTATTGATACAAATATACAATTTAAAGATTTTTATATCAACTATTTGGAAAAGAATTGGGTGATTGTAAAAGAGAAAAATGAGATTTCATTGATTATTGATGATGCCACAACCAGATATTTGAATTTTATAAAAAATAATCCAAATATAGAAAATAGAATTTCACAACACCATATTGCAAATCACTTAGGAATAACACCCACGCAACTTAGTCGAATAAGAAAAAAACTCAAATCAACCTATGTAAATGACAAAATAAATTAA
- a CDS encoding DMT family transporter, which produces MSENFKAHILVIIATFLIAGSFIVSKKLAGIIDPISLTLFRFVFASIVLAPIIFIKQKYRTKVRETFKRALVISLFYSLYFIGLFKALEYTTALNTGTLFTLVPLLTAFFAIFVFKQTITLFQFFIYLVGIVGTCMVVFKGDLQLFLNLSLNYGDVIFLFAIVTMALYSISAKHFYKEGDEVLVLTFMTLIGGIIWMGLALVFFDIPLQWEKINGDLFLYMSYLAIAATLFTVYLNQKATIILGPKKVMAYIYINPAVVALLMFLFYSQSISLWICFGIVISSLATIILLYKN; this is translated from the coding sequence ATGAGTGAAAATTTTAAAGCACATATTTTAGTTATAATAGCCACTTTTTTAATAGCGGGTTCATTTATCGTTTCAAAAAAATTAGCAGGTATCATTGACCCTATATCTTTGACTCTTTTTCGATTTGTTTTTGCTTCAATAGTTTTAGCTCCCATCATTTTTATAAAACAAAAATACAGAACTAAAGTAAGAGAAACATTTAAACGAGCTTTGGTTATCAGTCTGTTTTACTCTTTGTATTTTATTGGTTTATTCAAAGCTTTGGAGTACACCACTGCTTTAAATACTGGTACACTGTTTACTTTAGTTCCTCTTCTAACTGCATTTTTTGCCATTTTTGTGTTTAAACAAACCATCACACTTTTTCAGTTTTTTATCTATTTAGTTGGTATAGTTGGAACGTGTATGGTTGTATTTAAAGGGGATTTACAACTGTTTTTAAATCTTTCATTAAACTATGGTGATGTAATCTTTTTGTTTGCCATTGTTACTATGGCTTTATATTCTATCAGTGCCAAACATTTTTATAAAGAGGGTGATGAAGTATTAGTTTTAACCTTTATGACCTTAATAGGTGGTATTATCTGGATGGGTTTGGCTTTAGTGTTTTTCGATATCCCTTTACAATGGGAGAAAATTAACGGTGATCTGTTTTTATATATGTCTTATTTGGCCATTGCTGCAACACTGTTTACTGTGTATTTAAATCAAAAAGCAACAATAATTTTAGGACCAAAAAAAGTTATGGCATATATTTATATAAATCCAGCTGTAGTTGCACTTTTGATGTTTTTATTTTATTCTCAAAGCATAAGTTTATGGATTTGTTTTGGAATAGTAATTTCATCATTAGCTACAATAATTCTCCTTTATAAAAACTAG